The genomic region GCAGGTATTTTTTGTCGGTATCCAGTTGGACCAGGATTTCATCAGCAATTCCCAGTCGGTTTTTTAGTTGATGGGGGATATAAATTCTGCCGATCCTATTCATGCCTTCGGTAAACACTGTTTTGTTGGGTGTTTTCTTGTAGTACCTCATGTAAAAGCTGTACATGGGTTCATCTCCTTTCTTTATCTGTTTTTCCTGGTAAACTCAAATTCAACTTTACCGTTACTAATAACCAGAGCGGCCGCAAATTCCTTGCCGGCTTTACTTTTAAATCCTTTTAAAACACTGGAACGGCCTTTAGCCAGCAGTTCTTTGACAACGGTAATTCCGATTTTCTTTCCTGAGATTTCCTTCCAGATGGTGAATTTACAACCATCTTGATAGCCTGAGCATCCAAATCCCCGGCTGTTTTCAACCACATCTCTGCCGCAGATAGGGCATTTACCCAGAGAGTTTTTGCTGGTTTTTTCCGGCGATTGGGATCTGTCCGGAAAGTTAAACTCGATCTTGCCGCCTTCCCCAATGACTAATATCGCATCAAAGGTTTTTCCAGACTTTCCTTTGAAGCCTTTGATAATTCCCGTTTTACCCTTGGATAACAGGTCCCCGGCTTGTTTTGGGCTGATCTTTTTACCGGCTATTTCTTTCCAGATGGTGAATTTGCACCCGTCTTTGTACCCTGAACACCCGTAACTTTTGGATGTTTCTATCACGTCCCGGCCGCAAACCGGGCAAGTGCCAAGAGCTTTCTTTTCCGTGGCAATGCTGATGGCTGTTTCTTGATTCCGGGCCAGTTCCACCAGTTCCCTGGTATATTCACATATACTCTTCATCCATGCCGCGCTGTTTTCTTGTCCTTGCTCGATCCGCCGCAGGCCTTCTTCCCAGGTTGCAGTCATCTCAACTGATTTCAGCTGCTCCGGCACCAGGTCAATCAGGGTTATGCCTTTTGGGGTCGGGACCAGGTTCTTTTTATCACGGTTGATGTAGCCAACTTTTATCAATCGTTCGATGATAGCCGCCCGGGTAGCAGGTGTGCCAATGCCACCGGCCTCCTTCAGCACCTCGGCCATTTCCCTGTCTTCAGTAAACCGGCCGGCACTCTCCATAGCTGCCAGTAGCGTTGCTTCTGTAAATCGTCTGGGTGGTTTAGTCTGTTTTTCCACTGGCTCTGCATTTGCTACCACTACATTTTCCCCTTCACTTAGAGGCGGCAGGTGCTGGTCTTCCTGCTCTTCATCGTCTTCTTTTTGCTCCTGCTGTTGATCACGCCACAGAACTTTCCAGCCAGCGGCCAGCTCCACTTTACCCTTAGAGCCGAAAGTTTCACCGGCTGCCTGGGTAACAACTTCAGTTACGGCATACCTGGCCTCCGGGTAGAATATGCTTAAAAACCGCCGCACCACCAAGTCATATATTTTTTCTTCTTGATCGTTCAACTGCACTTCGGCCGGGTTTCTGTCTGTGGGGACAATGGCATGGTGGTCGGTGATTTTGGCATCGTCCACGTATCTTTTATTCAGGACCGGTACTTCTGCAGGGATAAAACCCTTATAGCCCGGCAGGTTTTGCAGTGCTGATAAACGTCCGGCTAAGGTTGCAACCATGGCAGTGGACAGGTGACGGCTGTCGGTACGGGGATAGGTCAGTAGTTTGTGCTTTTCATACAGGGCCTGGGCAATATCCAGTGTCTGCTGGGCTGTATAGCCGTACCGCCGGTTGGCTTCTTTTTGCAGGTCGTTAAGGTTAAATAAAAAAGGCGGCTGTTCTTTGGCCTCCTTCTGCACTAAAGTTATGATTTTCCCTACACCTTCACGGGCAACTTTGTCTGCCAGTGCTCTGGCAGTTTGAGAATCATTGAGCCTGCAGGTTTCTTTGGTGAACCATTTGCCCCGGTAGGTTCCTCCGTTGACCTGAAAACCTGCGTAAACTTCCCAGTATGGCTTTGACACAAAGTTTTGTATCTCCCTTTCCCTGCTGACCACCAGGTTTAGGGTTGGGGTCTGCACCCGCCCCACCGACAGTACGGTGTTGTGCCGTACTGAAAAGGCCCTGGTACCGTTAATGCCTACCAGCCAGTCCGCCTGGCTGCGGGCTTCGGCGGCTGCTGCCAGGTTGTTGTATTCCCTGCCGTCCCGTAAGGCAGCAAAGGCGGCTTTTACCGCCGACGGCGTTGTTTCGGACAGCCACAGTCTTTTAATTGGCTTCCGGCAGTTGCAGTACCGGTAGATCCGGCGGAAGATTAATTCACCTTCCCTTCCGGCATCGCAGGCGTTTATCACCTGGACTACTTCCGGTAGGTTGAGCAGTTTTTTCAGCGCCCGCAGCTGTTTGGCAGATGAGCCGCTAATCTCTGTAAGTTTGAAGGGGTCAGGGATGATAGGCAGGGTTTCTAAAGCCCATTTGGTAAGGGCCGGGTCGTAGACGGCCGGGTCGGCCAGTTCCACCAGATGGCCAAAGGCCCAGGAAATCAGGTATTCGCTGTTTTCCAGGTAGCCGTCCTTGCTTTCGAATCTGCCTAAAACTGAGGTAATATCTTTTGCTACGGATGGTTTCTCGGTTATTACTAAGGTTTTCAAGTAATCGCACCTCCTGTTATTGTTTTTATACTTCAGCCGCCAGGAAAACCCTGGACTATAGTCCGGGGGTATGCGGCGGTAGCAGCCTGGATGAACCGAGAAGCCTCACGTTTCAACGTGGGGAGTCGTCACGAGACTTAGGTGTCTAACCGGTCTCCAACATCAGCCGTTCCGCTACGCCGTTAATCAACTGGCGTATATCAGCAGGCATGATAGCCATTTCTCGTTCCCGGGCGGCGTATTGCTCATAGGCCATGCGGAATTGGCCCCGAAGCACCTCTGGTTCCTCACAGGCACACATTTCACGCCAGCCAAAACGTTTTACTACGGCGGCAGTAGCCGGGGACATCGAGGCCAAGGCCTCATCCGGCCGGTAGTAGCCATATAACCTCATGGCTCTGGTTACTTCGCCCCAAGCTTCGGACGCACTGGGCAGTCTTGGAGTAGTCAATTCTACAGCTGCTGCCCTGATTTTTCCCACCGCCGGCAGGCATGAAATTTCTTGTTCAGCCAATACTTTTTTGACGGCTGCTTTGGCGTTTTCGTAGGGTATGTCACATAACAGGTCGTGCCAGGCTTCAATGGTCCCCTGCCGAATGTCGATATTGGGATATACCGCCGTGATGTAGCTTAACAGTTTAGCTGTTTCTGTTTTAGTCAATGGAGCAGCCCTCCTCTTCTTGTAGGTATTTTCTCAATACATGCCAGGCTTTCGGCACATTATCCCCAGCAGTTTTAAGTGCTTTTTCCAACCAGTCATCACTGTGGCTTTGCTCGCAGGACTCTTCCTCAAGGTATCTTTTGATTGTGTGCCATGCTTTAGGTACATTCAGTTGTGTTTCCACAGCAGGGTTTATCCAGTCCTCATAAGGTTTATTGGGGCCCAGGAAAGTTGCCGGGTGTTTGATGTATTTGGGTTCGGTACCGTGTGTCAAGCAGTATTGCCGGTAGTTTTGGGCAGCCAGTATCAGATCCCCGGGGTTAACACCTTCTTTTAATCTGGCTTGAAAAGCTTTAAATGCTTTTCGTTTTTCGATTTTACGGGGATATTCGGCATAGAATTCTTCAAATTCTTGGGTATATGTGTTGATAACCTGGTTATTACCTTTTCTGATCTCTTCGGGTTTATTAATATGGGTTGGAAGGTCTTGCGGCATATCTGTTTTTTCTGGCG from Desulfotomaculum nigrificans DSM 574 harbors:
- a CDS encoding DNA topoisomerase III, translating into MKTLVITEKPSVAKDITSVLGRFESKDGYLENSEYLISWAFGHLVELADPAVYDPALTKWALETLPIIPDPFKLTEISGSSAKQLRALKKLLNLPEVVQVINACDAGREGELIFRRIYRYCNCRKPIKRLWLSETTPSAVKAAFAALRDGREYNNLAAAAEARSQADWLVGINGTRAFSVRHNTVLSVGRVQTPTLNLVVSREREIQNFVSKPYWEVYAGFQVNGGTYRGKWFTKETCRLNDSQTARALADKVAREGVGKIITLVQKEAKEQPPFLFNLNDLQKEANRRYGYTAQQTLDIAQALYEKHKLLTYPRTDSRHLSTAMVATLAGRLSALQNLPGYKGFIPAEVPVLNKRYVDDAKITDHHAIVPTDRNPAEVQLNDQEEKIYDLVVRRFLSIFYPEARYAVTEVVTQAAGETFGSKGKVELAAGWKVLWRDQQQEQKEDDEEQEDQHLPPLSEGENVVVANAEPVEKQTKPPRRFTEATLLAAMESAGRFTEDREMAEVLKEAGGIGTPATRAAIIERLIKVGYINRDKKNLVPTPKGITLIDLVPEQLKSVEMTATWEEGLRRIEQGQENSAAWMKSICEYTRELVELARNQETAISIATEKKALGTCPVCGRDVIETSKSYGCSGYKDGCKFTIWKEIAGKKISPKQAGDLLSKGKTGIIKGFKGKSGKTFDAILVIGEGGKIEFNFPDRSQSPEKTSKNSLGKCPICGRDVVENSRGFGCSGYQDGCKFTIWKEISGKKIGITVVKELLAKGRSSVLKGFKSKAGKEFAAALVISNGKVEFEFTRKNR
- a CDS encoding replicative helicase loader/inhibitor — translated: MTKTETAKLLSYITAVYPNIDIRQGTIEAWHDLLCDIPYENAKAAVKKVLAEQEISCLPAVGKIRAAAVELTTPRLPSASEAWGEVTRAMRLYGYYRPDEALASMSPATAAVVKRFGWREMCACEEPEVLRGQFRMAYEQYAAREREMAIMPADIRQLINGVAERLMLETG